The nucleotide sequence CTATCTGGATGGATTTGGTGGACATGGATACAAGGTGAAATAGCTGATCCACTTCAACCTATTCGCTTATTTACAAAGGCATCCCAAAGTATTTTTCCGTTTTTGAAATAGAGAAATCCCCGCTTCAAGTGGAGCGGGGATTAGAGCTAAGAATTTTCGGTAATTTGAGCTATTTCTTTATCTGCAATATGTTCATTTGCTGCTTCAATTTGTCTGTATTCATCTACTGAATCCCCTGCATAGTGGTCAATACTACTGTATGGATGCTCAGAGTTTATGTCTGTTCGAATTCCTACCTCTCCTCCCATGCTTGCTTGATTTGGTATTGGGAACTTTTTTGCGTCTTTCATGTTATCACCTCAATTATAGTTTTTATCGTTCACCTATTATCATGCATCTATTTTTCAAACGACAATTATCATAATTCTCTGCTACAATAATAAATAGCTGAACAAAGAAGGGAAATGGATAAGATGGCAACGGATGGACGTTATCGAAAAAACATTCAACCAGGATTAGAGGTTGACATTGTATTGAAGAAAGACCAAAGAACAGGAAAAACAACTCGAGGTACAGTCAAGGACTTGCTAACAAATTCTCAATATCACCCACACGGTATTAAAGTTCGCCTACATGACGGACAAGTCGGTAGAGTGGATACAATTATTGAGTGAAATCCTACAATAGGATTAAATTTATCTTGACATACCATTAAGAACAATGGTAAAAAAAGATAGTAATAAAAATTTGATATAAAGACATGCATTGAGAGAAATTCAGTAATGTTTCTTTTCCCTGTTATAGAGAGCTGATGGTTGGTGTAAATCAGTACATAGAAGAGCATGAAATTCACTTCTGGAGCAGCTTTTGCAGTATCTTGTAAAAGCCGGTTTTTAAACCGTTAACACAATAAAGTGATGAGGATTCGTCCTCATAACTAGGGTGGTACCGCGATGATAATCGTCCCTACGTAATTTCGTAGGGGCGTTTTTTATAACCTTTATTAGTTATCGGAATAATAATTAAATTTTTACAATTCAATATTTATACGTTGAAAGGAACAACAGTAGCTTCTTTATCCATGTTACAGCGAACTGATGGTTGGTGCGAATCAGTACATATAAAGCAGTGAAATTCATTCCTGGAGTAATACGGTTTGTCTCGATAAAGACTGAAAGAGGTAGAGAACATACAATGTTCTCTGAATTAGGGTGGTACCGCGGTGAAAGTCGCCCCTACGTTTGTGGGGGCGGCTTATTTGCGTCTACATAACAATGAAATAAATGGAAGGAGTAAGGAACATTGAAACAGACAGAACAATGGTCATCAAAGCTTAGCTTTATACTGGCTTCTGCAGGGTCTGCAATTGGACTAGGAGCAATTTGGAAATTTCCGTATGTTGCTGGAAACAGCGGAGGTGGAGCTTTCTTCTTTATCTTTTTACTGTTCACTTTTTTATTAGGCTTACCGCTATTATTAGCTGAGTTTGTTATCGGCAGAAGTACACAAAAAGATGCGATTGAATCTTATAAGGCAATTGCGCCAAATTCATTATGGCAATCGATCGGTTATTTAGGAATGATTACTTGTTTTATTTTGCTTTCTTTCTATAGCGTTATCGGCGGTTGGATACTTATTTACCTTTTCAAAGCACTTACTGGGCAATTAAGCGGGCTAGATGAGGGACAATACGCAGAAATTTTCCAAGCAACGATTTCAGATCCTGTAATCAGTGTCGTTGTACAATTTATCTTTATGTTTATTACAATGTTTGTTGTCGCCCGAGGTATTAAAAGAGGAATTGAGCGTGCTAGTCAAATTATGATGCCTATTCTATTCCTTATTTTTATTGTATTAATTATCCGTTCTGTCTCACTTGAAGGAGCAATGGAAGGAATTCAATTTCTTCTCCTTCCTGACTTTACGAAATTAACTGGAGAAACGATCTTGTTTGCTTTAGGGCAATCATTTTTCACATTAAGTGTTGGGGTATCTGTGATGGTAACGTACAGCTCCTACCTTTCAAAGGCTGAAAACTTACCACGTTCTGCAATATCAATCGTTGGGATGAATATCTTTATTGTTTTGCTTGCCGGTTTAGCTATTTTCCCAGCCGTCTTTTCATTCGGGTTAGAACCGAATGCTGGACCAGTTTTATTATTTAATGTACTTCCAGTTGTCTTTAATCAAATGGCATTTGGAATTGTCTTCTTTATTGCTTTTCTCTTGCTATTCTTATTTGCAGCATTAACGTCAGCATTCTCAATGCTTGAAATTATCGTTGCTGTTATTTCAAAAGGAGACAAAGAAAAGAGACAAAAATGGTCATGGATCATCGGGGGAGCGATTTTTGTCGTAGGTATCCCTTCCGCATTATCTTTCGGAGTGTGGAGTGATATCACCCTATTTAACAAAACAATTTTCGATTTAGCGGACTATTTAGTAAGTAACATCCTTATGCCGCTCGGAGCATTAATGATTGCCATTTTCGTTCCACTAAAAATAAAAAAATCAGCATTGCTTGAAGAGCTGCAACATGGTGGTGGGCTTGCTGTTGGATTATTCCAACTCTGGTATGTACTCATTCGCTTTGTAGCGCCAATTGCAATTTTTCTTGTCTTCCTTCATGTCGTTGGAATATGGAATATGATCTTTGGATAGTAATAACGAGACCTTCACCTGTTGAAGGTCTTTTTTAGTACTAGAAAAAAAAGCCTACTCCAAATTCCTCTGTTTAATAATGAAAAATAAAAGGTAGACAATCACTAAACACCCATTTATATATACAAAGCTTATTAATCATGAAAGACAGAGGCGAAAATCTTTATTGAGGAGTGTATAGAATGCAAGCACAAACGAAAGTGAAAACTGAAAAGCAACAACAGAACAGTAAGCTAGTGAAGGGTATGGTTGCAGGCGCAATTGCCGGTGCAGCGATTACAATGTTAGATTCTTCGACCCGCACACAAGTAAAAACAAAGACTAGAGGAGCGACTAGCTCTGTCAAACGAATAACAGGCAAAGTAAAAGAAAATCCTTCTGGCACTAAAGACCAAGTGATGGAACGTGTCCAAGGAGCTTCAGAAGTTCTGAAGGAAGTGATTAATGACCTTCAAAACATTTACGAGAAAGCAAGCGGAGATATCGTTGAAAAAGTAAATGACGTACAAGAAGATTCACAAGAAGCTTTCTCTTCTACAAAAGAAGCAGGAAAAGACTTAAAACAAGTTGGCGGAAAGCTTAAAGAGGCAAAGGAAGAATTAGTGAATGGGGCGGACCAATCACTTGAAAGTGAAATTAATGAACAAAGACGTGTGACACCTCCAGAATTGTAATATTCTCCACACAAAACCTAAGCCACGCCCTATTTGGGTCGTGGCTTAACATATGGCTAAGACCCCAATCCGACTGAAGGATTGGGGTTTCTTTAGTGAGTTTCCTCAATTAATAAAGAGCAATTTTTTGTGCCTAAACGCGCTTTATGTCGATTATTGTCGTTTTGTAATGGATACAATAATCTTACCGAATAGGTCATAAGGAGGGATTTAGAGATGTTCATTAACATTACAATTGGCTTAATTATTCCGTGGTTAATCGGTGTTTACTTATATAGGAAAGCACCGATTATGGTTATTTTAATCGCTCCAATCGGTGGGCTTATTTCTTTCATCTTAAATGATTGGGGATTTAATTATTTTTGGGAAGTTACACCTGTCTATAAGAACACCTCATTATCTGCTCTTCCTTATTGCCTTGGGTTGTATCCGATTTTAGCTTGCTCCTTCATTTATTTTTTGCAAAAGAAAGTCATAAATGACCTTATCTTGATGTTGCTATTCACCATTGTTTCCACCATTTCTGAGCGAATTGCAGTCATGCTTGGTAAAATCCACTATACAAATGGATGGAGTATCTTTTTTACCCTTACCTTCTACTTTGCTGGCTTTTTAACGACCTTTATTTATTATCGAATTTTAGTCAACCGAAAAATTTTACCGAAATAAAAAAGAGCAAACCACTATCAGTTTGCTCCCTTTCTCTCTTCTTATTATACATCCTTTAATTTATTGTTAATTGTGACACCTTCTGGCTTATAGTGAAGCTTCACATTTGTAATAACCTCTTTTGCGCCTGAATCGACGCCTACTTGTTGTGCTTCTTCAACAAGGTTCAAAATTTCTTTCACATTTCCTTCCACAACTGTTTCCATTGGGCCTACTTCATATTTTAACCCTGAGTTTTTAACAACTTCGACTACCTTTGGAATAAGACCATCCGTATCCATATCTTTTCCATTCGGCAATACTTGAATGCCTGCAGTCATTGTTGGCACTGTATCTCTCCTTCCTATTTTTGTCGTTTGTAAACCGTTCCTTTTTTCAATATTTATTAAACATGGTGGTTAGCTGTTTTACCAATATTTCTAAAGGGTAAAGCGCTAGTAGATTCCATTAATTCGATAAAGGAATGTACACAATGATGTTCAAAAAACTACTACCTCTTGAAATCCAGAAATATCTAGCTATGTCAAAGCGACAAAGACAATATGAGCTTTCTTTAACCTTGTGGTATATGCCTCTTGTTTATATCGGAGTAGCGTTACTACTTGTAGCTTTAACACTTTATTTAGACTTAAGATTAGAGATTTCTAATTATGTAGGTTCATTCTTTCACGCAAAAGCACAGCCTACTCGTTTGTTAGTAAGTGCGCTAATCGGGGGTATTTTAACACTTAGCGCATTTACTTTGAACTCTGTACTCGTTGTTTTAACAACGTTTAGCGGTCAATTTTCTCCCCGAATGTTACTAAACTTTATCTCAGACAGAATTACTCAACATATTCTTGGTATTTTCCACGGAAGCTTTGTCTATGTATTAGTTGTCTTTCTTTTTATTACAAGCAAACCAGAGGAATACTTTGTTGCAGTGCCAAGTATGACTGTTTTACTTGCTTTCCTTTCAGCTGTAACGTTTATCTTCTTCATTAACCATGCAACAAGCTGGATGCAAGTTCATAACATTACGTACAACATGAAGAATGAATCAAAAAGTATTATTAAACAGTCATTGAAAGATGAACTTGAACGATATCGAGTTGTTAAACCAGGAAACATGTTAGAAGATTATCGAAACCATGAAAAATTAGCGCTTTCCCCTCAGTCAGGTTATGTTCAATGGTTCAACTTTCGAAAAATGCTAGAAGAAGCACGAAAAGATGATATTGTTATTCAGTTATATAATAAAGTTGGCGATTATACGTTGAAAAATAACCGGCTTTTTTCTTATTGGGGACCCGGCGCAGAACAAATTGATGTAGCTAAATACTGCAGTTTAATTGAAATCGGCTACAAAGAGACAGAAATTCAAGATATTAAGATGGGGATGAATAAGCTTACAGAGATCGCAATCAAATCACTCGGCAATGACGACCCAAAAACAACAATTACAACTATTCATCAAATGGCTGACCTACTTTTAGCTGTCGAAGGTGACATCACCTTTACCCCATACTTAGCAGACAAAAACAATCAAACTCGTATCGTCATGGCCTCAGAAGATTTTAATTATTATTTATATCGAGGGTTTGGTTATATTCGTCATTATGCAGGTGATAATTATCTAATCATTACAGAAATTATCCTAGCACTCAGCATGATTGCTCAATCAATCAACAGCGACAAACTTGAAACGATATGGGAATTCAGCAGAAATACAATCGACCACATTCCAACTGAATTTATATACGACCTAGATCGTGACTATTTATTAGAGAAGCTGTACCATTTAGCTTTATTCACAGACCACGAAGAAGACTATTATACTGTAGAAAGACGTTTACTAAAAATCGAAGAGCAAATATAACGAAACGATGGCTGCTATTGCTTAAGCCATCGTTTTTCTGTTTCTAGGTTATTCGATACACTCTTGTTTCATACGGCTTTAATGTAAAGCTTTTTATTGCTTTGTGCTTTCTAACCGGATAGTTGTTTAATAATAACTGTTCAAATTTCAGAAAGAAATCATCTGCTTTAAACCGTACTCTTTTTGTTGATAAATTACATATCACCAAGGCTCTATCTTCATCAATGGTTCTTTCATAGACAAAGGTATGTTTATTTTTTGGGTTCAGCAGTTTATACTTCCCATAAGTAAACACAGGATTATCTTTTTTTAATTGAATCATTTGTTTATAAAAATGAAGAATGGAGTCTTTTTCATTTAACTGTTTCTCAACATTAATGACTTTATAGTTTGGGTTAACTTTCAACCAAGGTTTGCCTTCTGTAAAGCCGGCATTGGGCTTGTTTGACCATTGCATCGGTGTCCGGCTATTATCACGGGACGATGCCCAAATGAATGCCATTATTTCATCATGTGATATGCCTTCTTCTTTTTTCTCAGCGTATAAGTTTTTGGCTGCAATATCATCGTAATCCTCAATAGAAGGAAATTGGACATTCGTCATCCCAATCTCTTGCCCCTGATAAATAAATGGCGTGCCTTGCATTAAGAAATACATCGCCCCCATGGAAGTCGCGCTTTCTTTCCAGTACTCATCGTCGTTTCCCCATGTTGAAACGACCCGTGGTTTATCATGATTTTCAATAAACAGCGCATTCCACCCATCCTCTTCTAAGCCATTTTGCCATTTCGTTAATACTTTCTTAAATTTTACGATATCTAATTCTGGCTTTGTTTCAGCGTCCCAAAGCCCTAAATGTTCAAATTGAAAAATCATATCCATCTTACCTTTTGCTTCACCAACCCAAAGGTCAGCCTCTTCAATACTGACGCCATTCGCCTCTCCAACGGTCATCACATCATAATTACCATAGGTACGGTCTTTTAATTCTTGAAGAAATTCGTGAATGCCAGGTTGATTCATATGCATCGCAAATGAGGAAACATACTTTTTCTTCTTTGGGTTTGGCATATCTGGTAAATGAGGACGTTTTTTGATATGACTAATCGCATCAATTCGAAATCCATCTACTCCTTTATCAAGCCACCAGTTTACCGTATCGTAGAGTGCATGTCGTACTTCTTCATTTTCCCAGTTTAAATCAGGCTGCTTCCTTGAAAATAAGTGTAAATAATATTGTTGGGTCTCTTCATCATACTCCCATGCAGATCCGCCAAAAATACTCTCCCAATTATTTGGTTCCTTCCCTGATTTTCCGTCTCTCCATATGTACCAATCTCGTTTACTATTTTCTTTAGAGGAACGTGATTCAATAAACCAAGGGTGTTCATCACTTGTATGGTTCAGCACAAGGTCGATGATTAACTTCATTCCCCGCCTATGCACCTCGTGAAGAAGTTGATCAAAGTCGCTCATTGTACCAAAATCAGCCATGATATCTTGGTAGTCAGATATATCATAGCCATTATCGTCATTCGGTGACTGATATACTGGACATATCCAAATGACATCAATCCCTAAATCTTTCACGTAATCTAATCGTTGAATAATTCCTTGCAGGTCACCAATGCCATCCCCATTTGAATCTTGGAAGCTACGCGGATAGATTTGATAACCAATTGCTTCTTTCCACCATTTTTTCTTCTCCACATCATAACCCCCTCTTCATGTTCATAATACCCTGAATTTTCGTTTGTATGTCTTTGTTTAGGATAATGGATGAGCTTAGGGATTTGAGCCAGTTCCTTTCTTCCCTTTTAACTTAGAGAGCAGGAATTCTAATTTACTAAATAACCATTGAATAGCTAAACCATGCAGAATAACGCCAATGATGGAGGTAATAGTAAGAAGCCATAATGTAGCTGTAGTTGGAGCAACCCCGGAGTTATGACCAAAAAACATCAGTTGCCTTATTATAAAAAGTAATGAAGTATGATATGCACCAATGCTTTCTTCTATTTGCCAGATTATAAGAGCTTCAGTTGCTAAAAATACAAAAATTGAAAGGAAGAGCATGGTTTTCGATTTGTAGGTTAGTTTGTCAACGAGAGGCTGGAAATAATACTTTGTAATCGTTTTGATTCGAAATAAGTAAATGATCCGTACAACTCTTGCTACTTGAAAAAACTGATCAAGCGGAATAATCGCAATCACAAGAAAAGGATTCTGCTTCAGAAACTCCCACTTATTCTCCGAACGTATAAATCGCACTAAAAAATCAAGAAAAAAAGCAGCCCAAACAATTAAATTAATTGTTGTGTTATATGATTGATTTGTCCAAAGAGTAAGGATTGTAAGCATAACAAGTACAATCATTATCACTTCATAAATTCGTTTCATCACACTTTGCATAGCTCATCCCCCATTTATAAGCTCTAGTTCCATTATACTTGTTCTTTCTGGAAATCGCTTACATATTGAGATAATTTGCAATAGAAAAGCTCACTTCCTATACAATAAGAAAGTGAGCTTTTCGAAGAATGGAGCCAAGGGGGCTCGAACCCCTGACCTTCGCGCTGCCAGCGCGACGCTCTCCCAGCTGAGCTATGGCCCCGTATATGTATATCTAATATTTTATTCACAATTCCTTCTATTGTCAATCATTCTCATATATACGTACAAACCTGCCTCAATAAATTGTATAATGAAGTAAAGCTAGAGAAAGGATGAGCGCCAAGATGGGAATGCCGCTTGAATTAATTACGAATATCATTACGAATGGAGAAGCAAAACGAATTCAAGACAATACCTTTGAACTTATAAAGGATGGATATCGTCTCTATCCATTGGATGTAGTACTTGAAGTGCGGAAGACTGAGGACGGCGATGTAAATGCACAAGCGATGATTCGTAAAATTACGTGGGAAGATAACAAAACGATTTTAATTTATGATTTAACAAGCTTACATTCACCTAATTAACAGTTCGCGCAAAGCGAGCTGTTTTTTTGCTTATACCCTTCTTGTATTCTGCCCATACTGTAAAAGATATCATAGAAGGAGGGCAGCGTATGAGAAACAGTCGAACAATCGGCTCGTTGTTACGTGCTTCAAATATTTTACGTTTATTTTTTATCATGTGTGGGTTAATCGTAATTTTCGGCATTATTATTCATTTTCTTGAGCCGAATATTTTCCCAACGATCTTTGATGGAATTTGGTGGGTTGTAATTACCGCTTCCACTGTCGGGTATGGCGATTATGTACCAACCAGTACTGCTGGTCGAATTATCGGTATTCTATTGATCTTGTCTGGCGGTGCTTTTGTGACGTTTTACATTACAGCCTTGTCTGCGTCAACGATTAATTTTTTGAATGCTTACAATGAAGGGGCAGCCACTTTTCGCGGAGAGAAGCATGTTGTTTTTGTCGGTTGGAATCAACGGGTTAAAAGCACGATTGAACAAATTCTTAACTTAGAGCGTAACACTCATGTTGTTCTAATTGACCAAACCCTACAGCAAAATCCATACTCCTTACCGAAAGTTCATTTCGTAAAAGGCGATCCAACAGATGATGCTACCTTACAACAAGCAAACATTCAAAGGGCTGAAACAATCTTAATTACAGCTGATCAAAATAAAAATGAAAAAGATGCAGATATGAGCTCTATTCTTACGCTAATTACTGCAAAAGGATTAAACCCACAAATCCATAGTATCATTGAAATTTTAACTGCTCAACAAGTCGCAAACGCCAAAAGAGCTGGTGCTGATGAACTAATTGAAACGAATACTTTTTCAAGCTTCGTCATGATGAATAGCTTCTTATCACACGGAATGTCAGATACCATCTTTACAATGTTGAATCATATTAAGGGAAGTAAGCTGAAATTTGTTGCAGCACCTGAAGATTGTATAGGAGCGATATTTGGAGAATGTAGTCAAGCTTTTCTCAAGGAGCAAAAATTATTGCTTGGAGTAAAAAGAAACGACGAATCCATTGTGAATCCGCCGCTTGACTTTCAAATTGCTAAAGGAGATTATCTATTAGTTATCGAAAATTAAACATGTAACACTTGTTCCAACTCTTTTACTAATGACTCTCCTACTTGAACAAGCTCCTTTGGAAATTCTGCATCTGGGTCTTCAGGTTCTGAGAACTGGTCAAATGAAGCTTTGAAGTTAAAAACGTGCACATTATCATCTAATCCACGCTGGTATTTATGTGACAGTAGAAACGGCTTCTGAAGACGTACAGTACATCCCTTCGAATCAAGCTGTCCGTCAACGGCTTCAAACGGCACCCGTAGAAACTGATAGCCTACTTCATCATCAATTTTATAGTCGAAATAACCATGATCATAATCCCAGTTTCCACCAATATCATATCCAATCGGCTTCAGTGTTTGTTCTAACTCAAACAATCCGATGACCTTTCCTTCGACCTTTGAATTTACTGGTATCATAAGCTCGGACACCACCCTTTATATCATTCTGTTATTAGATTGCCCAATCATTTAAGAATCATAATCAAGTATGCTAATTTCCATATTATACAAACAAGCAACTTGTCGTTTTTCATACAATAACGCTTTTCTTCATAGGTATAAATATATGTGTCTTAAGGAGGCGTAATATTTGAAAAGAATTGTACTCTTATTGCTGAGTTGTTTGTCCCTCCTTCTTGTGCCTACCATGTCTTCTGCAGCGCTTAAGATAAATCCACCGATCTATGTTTTTGTTGATGGAAAAGAGCCAAACTTTGTTAATCAACCTTATGTGAAAAACGGCACAACTATGGTTGAATTTCGTCCGATTTTTGAAATGTTAGGTTTAACAATTGATTGGAATGCCAAACAAGGAAAAATTACAGGCAAGAACAGCAATAAAATTATTCAGTTATTTCTTAATCAACGAAATGCCTACATTAATAACAATAAACAAATCCTTACTAATGCTCCGGTGCTCAAGAATGGCAAAACAATGATACCACTTCGTTTTGTAGCCGAAGCAACAGGTAAAAAGGTCTTCTGGGATGAAAAGACACAGATGATTATTATTAATGATGGTAAGTTTGCAAAAGCTGATTTTTCTTTTTCATTAGATGATTTAAATGAGCAGTTTCTTAAAGATGCCGAAAATGGATTCCTAGGACCCTTTCATGCCTCACTTACAGCTAATTCATTAGGACAAGTCGTTAACACGTATGGCTTTCCAGAATATCGTCATAACGGCTCTTACGCCTCAGAAGACATACCTGGACTGAAATACGGGCATTATTGGATTTTCTTCCTCGGTGAGAAAGGAAATACGTATCTCCTTCAGCCGAAAATTACCGAAATTGCTGTGAGCTTACCGAATAAAACAACAAATGCCCATATTACGAATCGCATCGGAAGTCCACATGAAATCGACGAAGGACTCTACACAAATCTACGCTACTATACTGGACCATATACTCTGACCGTTCTTTCAGCAAACAGCAACCTTGATGGGAATGCGTGGTGGCTGAAGATTAATTAAGTAAACCATCCTCTTATCAGACTCTAAAACAACAAAGAGCTTCGCCGCTTAACACGGTGAAGCTCTTTGTCATCATGAATTATTTTTTAAGGCGCAGTTCTAATGCGGCTTTGTCTGCTTCATAGCCAGGCTTTCCTAAGAGGGCAAACATGTTTTTCTTATAGGCTTCAACACCAGGCTGGTCGAATGGGTTAACGCCTAACAAGTAACCGCTCATTGCGCATGCTTTTTCGAAGAAATAGACAAGGTAGCCAAATGTATAGGCATCAAGCTGCGGTAAGTGGATGACAAGGTTAGGCACGCCGCCATCTGTGTGGGCAAGCATTGTTCCTTCATATGCTTTCTTATTGACGTAATCAACTGTTTTTCCTGCAAGATAATTCAAGCCATCTAAGTCTTGTTTATCTTCATCAATTGTGACTTCTTTGCGCGGCTTTTCAACCATTAATACTGTTTCAAATAAGTCACGGCGACCTTCTTGGACGTATTGACCGAGAGAATGTAGGTCTGTGGAGAAGTTTGCAGAAGCAGGGAAAATTCCTTTTCCATCCTTTCCTTCACTTTCTCCAAATAACTGCTTCCACCACTCGCCGAAATATTGTAGGGCCGGTTCATAATTGACAAGCATTTCAATAGACTTTCCTTTATTATATAAAGCATTTCGAATAACAGCGTATTGATATGCAGGGTTTTGCTCAAGTTCAGACGCACTCAGTTGTTCACGTGCATCGGCTGCGCCTTTCATCATCGCTTCAATATCAATACCACTTGCCGCAATCGGAAGTAGACCTACTGCCGTTAGAACAGAGTAACGACCACCAACATCATCCGGAATGATGAATGACTCATAGCCTTCTTCTTCGGCTAGAGTTTTAAGTGCACCTTTTTCTTTATCTGTTGTAGCGTAGATTCGTTTGCGAGCTTCTTCTACGCCGTATTTCTCCTCTAGATGCTTTCGGAAGATACGGAAAGCAATTGCCGGCTCTGTCGTTGTACCAGATTTTGAAATTACATTAATCGAAACGTCTTTATTTTCAATTACATCAAAAATATCCTGCAAGTATGTGGAACTAATATTGTTTCCAACAAAGATTACTTGCGGTGTTTTACGTTGTTCCTTGCTTAACGCGTTATAAAACGAGTGATTTAACATTTCCATTGCTGCACGCGCACCAAGGTATGAACCACCAATCCCAATAACAAGCAACACGTCAGAATCATTTTTTATCTTCTCTGCAGATTTTTGAATACGAGAGAATTCTTCTTTATCATAATCACGCGGCAAGTCTACCCAACCAAGAAAATCATTGCCTGGACCTATTTTCTCATGAATCGCATGATGAGATACCTTCACAATATCACGCAAATATGTAAGCTCGTGTCCTTCGATGAAATCTGAAACATTTGAGTAATCAAAACGGATATGTGTTGTCATTAAATTGTTCCCTCCATATTTAAAGGTTGGCTCTTTCACTTTATCGAAAGAAAACAGCGGAAGCAAGAAACTAACCAAATGTAAACGTTGACATCCCCAAAAAAGTTCAAGTTCCCATCGTTAAGGCAATTTCCCGCTCCGCTGTTTCATAAAACATTGGAATAAATGATATTATTTAACTGTAATCCGAGCCTTTACTTCGTCTAGTTCGATTGCCATGTCATTATATTCATCAATACAATTTTGTTCATTTGTATAAACCATATCCATTGGCGTAAATGCAACATAATATATTGGGCCAACT is from Bacillus tianshenii and encodes:
- a CDS encoding YwbE family protein, which translates into the protein MATDGRYRKNIQPGLEVDIVLKKDQRTGKTTRGTVKDLLTNSQYHPHGIKVRLHDGQVGRVDTIIE
- a CDS encoding sodium-dependent transporter; this encodes MKQTEQWSSKLSFILASAGSAIGLGAIWKFPYVAGNSGGGAFFFIFLLFTFLLGLPLLLAEFVIGRSTQKDAIESYKAIAPNSLWQSIGYLGMITCFILLSFYSVIGGWILIYLFKALTGQLSGLDEGQYAEIFQATISDPVISVVVQFIFMFITMFVVARGIKRGIERASQIMMPILFLIFIVLIIRSVSLEGAMEGIQFLLLPDFTKLTGETILFALGQSFFTLSVGVSVMVTYSSYLSKAENLPRSAISIVGMNIFIVLLAGLAIFPAVFSFGLEPNAGPVLLFNVLPVVFNQMAFGIVFFIAFLLLFLFAALTSAFSMLEIIVAVISKGDKEKRQKWSWIIGGAIFVVGIPSALSFGVWSDITLFNKTIFDLADYLVSNILMPLGALMIAIFVPLKIKKSALLEELQHGGGLAVGLFQLWYVLIRFVAPIAIFLVFLHVVGIWNMIFG
- a CDS encoding YtxH domain-containing protein, with the protein product MQAQTKVKTEKQQQNSKLVKGMVAGAIAGAAITMLDSSTRTQVKTKTRGATSSVKRITGKVKENPSGTKDQVMERVQGASEVLKEVINDLQNIYEKASGDIVEKVNDVQEDSQEAFSSTKEAGKDLKQVGGKLKEAKEELVNGADQSLESEINEQRRVTPPEL
- a CDS encoding thiamine-binding protein: MTAGIQVLPNGKDMDTDGLIPKVVEVVKNSGLKYEVGPMETVVEGNVKEILNLVEEAQQVGVDSGAKEVITNVKLHYKPEGVTINNKLKDV
- a CDS encoding DUF2254 domain-containing protein, yielding MMFKKLLPLEIQKYLAMSKRQRQYELSLTLWYMPLVYIGVALLLVALTLYLDLRLEISNYVGSFFHAKAQPTRLLVSALIGGILTLSAFTLNSVLVVLTTFSGQFSPRMLLNFISDRITQHILGIFHGSFVYVLVVFLFITSKPEEYFVAVPSMTVLLAFLSAVTFIFFINHATSWMQVHNITYNMKNESKSIIKQSLKDELERYRVVKPGNMLEDYRNHEKLALSPQSGYVQWFNFRKMLEEARKDDIVIQLYNKVGDYTLKNNRLFSYWGPGAEQIDVAKYCSLIEIGYKETEIQDIKMGMNKLTEIAIKSLGNDDPKTTITTIHQMADLLLAVEGDITFTPYLADKNNQTRIVMASEDFNYYLYRGFGYIRHYAGDNYLIITEIILALSMIAQSINSDKLETIWEFSRNTIDHIPTEFIYDLDRDYLLEKLYHLALFTDHEEDYYTVERRLLKIEEQI
- a CDS encoding alpha-glucosidase translates to MEKKKWWKEAIGYQIYPRSFQDSNGDGIGDLQGIIQRLDYVKDLGIDVIWICPVYQSPNDDNGYDISDYQDIMADFGTMSDFDQLLHEVHRRGMKLIIDLVLNHTSDEHPWFIESRSSKENSKRDWYIWRDGKSGKEPNNWESIFGGSAWEYDEETQQYYLHLFSRKQPDLNWENEEVRHALYDTVNWWLDKGVDGFRIDAISHIKKRPHLPDMPNPKKKKYVSSFAMHMNQPGIHEFLQELKDRTYGNYDVMTVGEANGVSIEEADLWVGEAKGKMDMIFQFEHLGLWDAETKPELDIVKFKKVLTKWQNGLEEDGWNALFIENHDKPRVVSTWGNDDEYWKESATSMGAMYFLMQGTPFIYQGQEIGMTNVQFPSIEDYDDIAAKNLYAEKKEEGISHDEIMAFIWASSRDNSRTPMQWSNKPNAGFTEGKPWLKVNPNYKVINVEKQLNEKDSILHFYKQMIQLKKDNPVFTYGKYKLLNPKNKHTFVYERTIDEDRALVICNLSTKRVRFKADDFFLKFEQLLLNNYPVRKHKAIKSFTLKPYETRVYRIT
- a CDS encoding transporter, with the protein product MQSVMKRIYEVIMIVLVMLTILTLWTNQSYNTTINLIVWAAFFLDFLVRFIRSENKWEFLKQNPFLVIAIIPLDQFFQVARVVRIIYLFRIKTITKYYFQPLVDKLTYKSKTMLFLSIFVFLATEALIIWQIEESIGAYHTSLLFIIRQLMFFGHNSGVAPTTATLWLLTITSIIGVILHGLAIQWLFSKLEFLLSKLKGKKGTGSNP
- a CDS encoding DUF2584 domain-containing protein, translated to MGMPLELITNIITNGEAKRIQDNTFELIKDGYRLYPLDVVLEVRKTEDGDVNAQAMIRKITWEDNKTILIYDLTSLHSPN
- a CDS encoding potassium channel family protein codes for the protein MRNSRTIGSLLRASNILRLFFIMCGLIVIFGIIIHFLEPNIFPTIFDGIWWVVITASTVGYGDYVPTSTAGRIIGILLILSGGAFVTFYITALSASTINFLNAYNEGAATFRGEKHVVFVGWNQRVKSTIEQILNLERNTHVVLIDQTLQQNPYSLPKVHFVKGDPTDDATLQQANIQRAETILITADQNKNEKDADMSSILTLITAKGLNPQIHSIIEILTAQQVANAKRAGADELIETNTFSSFVMMNSFLSHGMSDTIFTMLNHIKGSKLKFVAAPEDCIGAIFGECSQAFLKEQKLLLGVKRNDESIVNPPLDFQIAKGDYLLVIEN